Proteins encoded in a region of the Variovorax sp. PAMC 28711 genome:
- the ybiB gene encoding DNA-binding protein YbiB yields the protein MGISHYIKEIGRGARGAKPLTREQATDLFGQVLDGSVTDLEVGAFCLAMRIKGETPDEMAGFLDATHARLNRFPAGAQPLIVLPSYNGARKLPVLTPLLALLIAREGLPVLVHGAATESSRVLASGVLAALGMPALTAVDTVVSGTVAFAPTELLSTGLKRLLDVRRVVGLRNPAHSVVKLMQPTAGPSIVVASYTHPEYAQSMAATFALMGMSALLSRGLEGEVVSDPRRTAQIDGFIRGERIPLQAQEAGTHNDVEGLPKETDIDTTATYTRRVLAGELPVPGAIAQQVRHIVQLAARL from the coding sequence ATGGGAATCAGTCACTACATCAAGGAAATCGGCCGCGGCGCGCGCGGCGCGAAGCCGCTCACGCGCGAACAAGCCACCGACCTCTTCGGCCAGGTGCTGGACGGCAGCGTGACCGACCTCGAAGTCGGCGCCTTTTGCTTGGCGATGCGCATCAAGGGCGAGACGCCGGACGAGATGGCAGGATTTCTCGACGCGACCCACGCACGCCTGAACCGCTTTCCAGCCGGCGCGCAACCGCTCATCGTGCTGCCCAGCTACAACGGCGCACGCAAGCTCCCCGTGCTCACGCCGCTGCTCGCGCTGCTGATTGCGCGCGAAGGATTGCCGGTGCTGGTGCACGGCGCGGCAACCGAATCGTCGCGCGTACTCGCGTCGGGCGTGCTCGCAGCGCTCGGAATGCCCGCGCTGACCGCCGTCGACACCGTCGTCAGCGGCACGGTCGCGTTTGCACCGACCGAACTGCTCAGCACGGGCCTGAAGCGCCTCCTCGACGTGCGCCGCGTGGTCGGGCTGCGCAACCCGGCGCACAGCGTGGTCAAGCTCATGCAACCCACGGCCGGCCCGTCGATCGTGGTCGCGAGCTACACGCATCCAGAGTACGCGCAGTCGATGGCGGCGACCTTCGCGCTGATGGGCATGAGCGCTCTGCTCTCGCGCGGACTCGAAGGCGAAGTGGTGTCCGACCCGCGCCGCACCGCGCAGATCGACGGTTTCATCCGCGGCGAGCGCATCCCCTTGCAGGCGCAGGAGGCCGGCACGCACAATGACGTCGAAGGCCTGCCGAAGGAAACCGACATCGACACCACGGCGACCTACACACGGCGCGTGCTGGCCGGCGAGCTGCCGGTGCCGGGCGCGATCGCACAACAGGTTCGACACATCGTTCAACTGGCGGCACGGCTATGA
- the tsaD gene encoding tRNA (adenosine(37)-N6)-threonylcarbamoyltransferase complex transferase subunit TsaD, which translates to MLLLGIESSCDETGVALVESHDQTLPVLLSHALHSQISMHQAYGGVVPELASRDHIRRVLPLTESVMADAGRSLKDIDVVAYTQGPGLAGALLVGAGVACALGASLGKPVLGVHHLEGHLLSPFLSIDPPEFPFVALLVSGGHTQLMRVDGVGRYELLGETIDDAAGEAFDKSAKLMGLPYPGGPWLAKLAEAGDATAFKLPRPLLHSGDLDFSFAGLKTAVLTQAKKLGPELQARKADLAASTQAAIVEVLLKKSMKALEQTGLDRLVVAGGVGANQSLREQLNAACARRGVRVHYPELHLCTDNGAMIAMAAAMRLQSGLSQATARYAFDVKPRWPMTALAVS; encoded by the coding sequence ATGCTCTTGTTGGGAATCGAATCATCGTGTGACGAGACCGGCGTGGCGCTGGTCGAGTCGCATGACCAGACGCTGCCGGTGTTGCTGTCGCACGCGCTGCACAGCCAGATCAGCATGCACCAGGCCTACGGCGGCGTGGTGCCCGAGCTGGCCAGCCGCGATCACATCCGCCGCGTACTGCCGCTGACCGAAAGCGTCATGGCGGACGCCGGCCGTTCGCTGAAGGACATCGATGTGGTGGCCTACACACAAGGGCCCGGGCTGGCGGGCGCGTTGCTCGTGGGCGCCGGTGTCGCGTGCGCGCTGGGGGCGTCGCTCGGCAAGCCGGTGCTCGGCGTGCACCATCTCGAAGGGCATCTGCTGTCGCCGTTCCTGAGCATCGACCCGCCCGAATTCCCTTTTGTCGCCTTGCTGGTCTCGGGCGGTCACACCCAGCTGATGCGCGTCGACGGCGTCGGCCGCTACGAACTGCTCGGCGAGACCATCGACGACGCGGCCGGCGAAGCCTTCGACAAGAGCGCCAAGCTGATGGGCTTGCCGTACCCCGGCGGCCCGTGGCTCGCGAAACTGGCGGAGGCGGGCGACGCGACCGCGTTCAAGCTGCCGCGCCCGTTGCTGCACAGCGGCGATCTGGATTTTTCGTTCGCCGGGCTGAAGACGGCGGTGCTGACGCAAGCCAAAAAGCTCGGCCCCGAACTGCAGGCGCGCAAGGCCGACCTGGCAGCGTCGACGCAGGCCGCGATCGTCGAAGTGCTGCTGAAGAAATCGATGAAGGCCTTGGAGCAGACCGGGCTCGACCGCCTGGTCGTGGCCGGCGGCGTGGGTGCCAACCAATCGCTGCGGGAGCAACTGAACGCGGCTTGTGCCCGGCGTGGGGTTCGGGTTCACTACCCCGAGCTGCATCTGTGCACCGACAACGGCGCCATGATCGCGATGGCCGCGGCGATGCGCCTGCAGTCGGGGCTGTCGCAAGCGACGGCGCGCTATGCGTTTGACGTCAAGCCGCGCTGGCCCATGACGGCCCTGGCCGTGTCCTAG
- a CDS encoding pyridoxal phosphate-dependent aminotransferase — protein sequence MRSAIQNLEASKIREVANAGLGRSDVLAFWFGESDEVTPEVIREAAIDSLNRGETFYAHNLGLPELREAIAVYTSRLHPRVDAGRIAVTSGGVNALMLAVQALVDAGDEVVAITPVWPNLTAQPAIMGATVRCLPLVPVRGEWTLDMAALRRAVTDKTKLLIVNAPNNPTGWTLTGDEQRAILDHCRATGTWILADEVYERLYFEPSPNGCAPSFLDIAAPDDRLVVAHSFSKSFLMTGWRLGWLVLPPALMDDLGKLIEFNTSCASVFTQRAGIAALKNTDDITPRVVAHLKHCRDTLLPLLARVPGVQVVPAKGGMYAFFRLEGFDDSLDVAKRLVTEAGLGLAPGNAFAPEAQGWLRWCFASKDPQRLVEGVERLKRWLAAQR from the coding sequence ATGCGCAGCGCCATCCAGAACCTCGAAGCCTCCAAGATCCGTGAAGTGGCCAACGCCGGCCTCGGCCGCAGCGACGTGCTGGCCTTCTGGTTCGGCGAGAGCGACGAGGTCACGCCCGAAGTCATCCGAGAGGCCGCCATCGATTCGTTGAATCGGGGCGAGACCTTCTACGCCCACAACCTCGGATTGCCCGAACTGCGCGAAGCGATCGCCGTCTACACGAGCCGGCTGCATCCGCGCGTCGACGCCGGGCGGATCGCGGTCACGTCGGGCGGCGTGAACGCGTTGATGCTGGCGGTGCAGGCGCTGGTCGACGCGGGCGACGAAGTGGTCGCCATCACGCCCGTCTGGCCCAACCTGACGGCCCAGCCGGCCATCATGGGCGCCACCGTGCGCTGCCTGCCACTGGTGCCGGTGCGAGGCGAGTGGACGCTCGACATGGCGGCGCTCCGACGCGCCGTGACCGACAAGACGAAGCTCCTGATCGTCAACGCGCCGAACAACCCGACCGGCTGGACGCTGACCGGCGACGAGCAGCGCGCCATCCTCGACCACTGCCGCGCGACTGGCACCTGGATCCTGGCCGACGAGGTGTACGAGCGGCTGTACTTCGAGCCGTCGCCGAACGGCTGCGCGCCGAGCTTCCTGGACATCGCCGCGCCGGACGACCGGCTGGTGGTGGCGCACAGCTTTTCCAAAAGCTTCCTCATGACGGGCTGGCGCCTGGGCTGGCTGGTGCTGCCGCCCGCGCTGATGGACGACCTGGGCAAGCTGATCGAGTTCAACACCTCGTGCGCCAGCGTGTTCACCCAGCGCGCCGGGATCGCCGCGCTGAAGAACACCGACGACATCACGCCGCGCGTGGTGGCCCACCTGAAGCACTGCCGCGACACGCTGCTGCCGCTGCTGGCCCGGGTGCCCGGTGTGCAGGTGGTGCCCGCCAAGGGCGGCATGTATGCCTTTTTCCGCCTCGAAGGCTTCGACGATTCGCTCGACGTGGCCAAGCGCCTGGTGACCGAGGCCGGCCTCGGCCTCGCCCCGGGCAACGCCTTCGCGCCCGAAGCGCAAGGCTGGCTGCGCTGGTGCTTCGCCTCCAAAGACCCGCAGCGGCTGGTTGAGGGCGTGGAGCGCCTGAAGCGCTGGCTGGCCGCTCAAAGGTAA
- a CDS encoding nitrate regulatory protein, with the protein MKSGLSFLVAARRCEIEELEQLARTSDLVGVIGRLVHALQRERGLSNVFIASRGLRFADQRGQQITATRQVEQEVRAGFDELATDSRRAGSSARLFSRIAWVLPGLDALPELRRRVGALELSPAQATAAVVKLIAGLLAVVFEAADGATDPEISRLLVAMFNFMQGKEFAGQERAFGAAAFSLGRTDDASRHQWLHLIESQERCFQVFTDFSTPPLLALWQHNQSDATLAELERLRRIGALPVGQTLDPALSQPWFDCCTRRIDAMKTVEEHLAAELRAGCGRKTGQARDELLKYQQILDTLEQQSDGAVAASDDLFFDEAVSGDAPDAPYGRHLERSVLEMVQQQSRRLQAMSEELETVRASLNERKVVERAKGLLMAHRRMTEEEAHKMLRQTAMNQNRRLIDVAESVLAMADYLAVDAPR; encoded by the coding sequence ATGAAATCCGGATTGAGCTTCCTCGTGGCCGCCCGCCGCTGCGAAATCGAGGAACTGGAACAACTCGCCCGCACCAGCGACCTCGTTGGCGTGATCGGCCGCCTGGTGCACGCGCTCCAGCGTGAACGCGGGCTGTCGAACGTGTTCATCGCGTCGCGCGGCCTGCGCTTTGCCGACCAGCGCGGTCAACAGATCACCGCGACCCGACAGGTCGAACAGGAAGTCCGCGCCGGTTTCGACGAGCTCGCCACGGATTCCCGCCGCGCCGGCAGCAGCGCGCGGCTTTTCAGCCGCATCGCCTGGGTGCTCCCGGGGCTCGATGCACTGCCCGAGCTGCGCCGCCGCGTCGGCGCCCTCGAACTCTCGCCCGCGCAGGCCACGGCCGCCGTGGTGAAACTCATCGCCGGCCTGCTGGCCGTGGTGTTCGAAGCGGCCGACGGCGCCACCGATCCCGAGATCTCGCGCCTGCTGGTCGCGATGTTCAACTTCATGCAAGGAAAGGAATTCGCCGGGCAGGAGCGGGCTTTCGGTGCGGCGGCGTTCTCGCTGGGCCGCACCGACGACGCGAGCCGCCATCAGTGGCTGCACCTCATCGAATCGCAGGAGCGCTGCTTCCAGGTGTTCACCGATTTCTCGACGCCGCCGCTGCTCGCGCTCTGGCAGCACAACCAATCGGACGCGACCCTGGCCGAGCTGGAACGGTTGCGCCGCATCGGCGCCTTGCCGGTCGGCCAGACGCTCGACCCGGCGCTCAGCCAGCCCTGGTTCGATTGCTGCACCCGCCGCATCGATGCGATGAAGACGGTCGAGGAGCATCTGGCGGCCGAACTGCGCGCGGGCTGCGGCCGAAAGACCGGGCAGGCGCGTGACGAGTTGCTGAAGTACCAGCAGATCCTCGACACGCTGGAGCAGCAGTCCGATGGCGCGGTCGCTGCGTCCGACGATCTGTTCTTCGACGAGGCGGTGAGCGGCGACGCGCCCGACGCGCCCTACGGCCGTCACCTGGAGCGCTCGGTGCTCGAGATGGTCCAGCAGCAATCGCGCCGACTGCAGGCGATGAGCGAAGAGCTTGAAACCGTGCGCGCCTCGCTCAACGAACGCAAGGTGGTCGAGCGCGCCAAGGGCCTGTTGATGGCGCACCGCCGCATGACGGAAGAAGAAGCCCACAAGATGCTGCGCCAGACCGCGATGAACCAGAACCGCCGGCTCATCGACGTGGCCGAGTCGGTGCTCGCCATGGCCGACTACCTGGCCGTGGATGCGCCGCGCTGA
- the pnp gene encoding polyribonucleotide nucleotidyltransferase, which produces MSLFNKVTKSFQWGDKTVVMETGEIARQAGGAVTVEIDGTVILATVVASKTAKPGQDFFPLTVDYIEKTYAAGKIPGSFFKREAKPSEHETLTSRLIDRPIRPLFPEGFLNEVHVVIHTLSLNPEVDADIAAMIGVSAALSVSGIPFSGPIGAARVGYVNGQYVLNPGQTARKDSQMDLIVAGTEAAVLMVESEAQQLSEEIMLGGVVFGHEQAAIAINAIHELVRDAGKPVWDWQPAAKDEAFIAKVKGLAEEKLRAVYQIRSKQARTQALREANASVMAALKDAGEPFDAGKVNDLLFEIEAKIVRSQILEGEPRIDGRDTRTVRPIEIRNSVLPRTHGSALFTRGETQALVITTLGTERDAQRIDALAGEYEDRFLFHYNMPPFATGEVGRMGSTKRREIGHGRLAKRALVAVLPSKEEFPYTVRVVSEITESNGSSSMASVCGGCLSMMDAGVPMKAHVAGIAMGLIKEGNRFAVLTDILGDEDHLGDMDFKVAGTTAGITALQMDIKIQGITKEIMQVALAQAKEARMHILGKMQEAMGEAKTEVSNFAPRMTTLKINPEKIRDVIGKGGAVIRGLQEETGTTINIDEDGTITIASVDPEKAELAKKRIEQITAEVEIGKVYEGPVTKILDFGALINLLPGKDGLLHISQIAHERVERVQDYLSEGQIVKVKVLETDEKGRVKLSMKALTERPAGMEFQERAPREDRGDRPPRSDRGPREDRGDRAPRGDRPPRFEGERNDAPRNDAPRNDSPAPAAEHAPRESQE; this is translated from the coding sequence ATGAGCCTCTTCAACAAAGTCACCAAGTCCTTCCAGTGGGGCGACAAGACCGTCGTCATGGAAACCGGTGAGATCGCCCGCCAGGCTGGCGGCGCCGTCACCGTCGAGATCGACGGCACCGTGATCCTGGCCACCGTGGTCGCTTCCAAGACCGCCAAGCCGGGCCAGGACTTCTTTCCGCTGACCGTCGACTACATCGAGAAGACCTACGCCGCCGGCAAGATCCCCGGCAGCTTCTTCAAGCGCGAAGCCAAGCCCAGCGAACACGAAACCCTGACCAGCCGCTTGATCGACCGCCCGATCCGCCCGCTGTTCCCTGAAGGCTTCCTGAACGAAGTGCATGTGGTGATCCACACGCTGTCGCTCAACCCCGAGGTCGATGCCGACATCGCCGCCATGATCGGCGTGTCCGCCGCGCTGTCGGTCTCCGGCATCCCGTTCAGCGGCCCGATCGGCGCCGCCCGCGTGGGCTACGTCAACGGCCAGTACGTGCTGAACCCGGGCCAGACGGCGCGCAAGGATTCGCAGATGGACCTGATCGTCGCCGGCACCGAAGCGGCCGTGCTGATGGTCGAGTCCGAAGCCCAGCAACTGAGCGAAGAAATCATGCTCGGCGGCGTGGTGTTCGGCCATGAGCAGGCCGCCATCGCGATCAACGCGATCCACGAACTCGTGCGCGACGCCGGCAAGCCGGTGTGGGATTGGCAGCCTGCCGCCAAGGACGAAGCCTTCATCGCCAAGGTCAAGGGCCTGGCCGAAGAAAAGCTGCGCGCCGTGTACCAGATCCGCAGCAAGCAAGCGCGCACGCAAGCCCTGCGTGAAGCCAACGCCAGTGTGATGGCGGCGCTCAAAGACGCCGGCGAGCCGTTCGACGCCGGCAAGGTCAACGACCTGCTGTTCGAGATCGAAGCCAAGATCGTCCGCAGCCAGATCCTCGAAGGCGAACCCCGCATCGACGGCCGCGACACGCGCACCGTGCGCCCGATCGAGATCCGCAATTCCGTGCTGCCACGCACCCACGGTTCGGCGCTGTTCACCCGCGGCGAAACACAGGCGCTGGTGATCACCACGCTCGGTACCGAACGCGACGCACAGCGCATCGACGCACTGGCCGGCGAGTACGAAGACCGCTTCCTGTTCCACTACAACATGCCTCCGTTCGCCACCGGCGAAGTGGGCCGCATGGGCTCGACCAAGCGCCGCGAAATCGGCCACGGCCGTCTGGCCAAGCGCGCGCTCGTCGCCGTGCTGCCGAGCAAGGAAGAATTCCCGTACACGGTGCGTGTCGTGTCCGAAATCACCGAGTCGAACGGCTCGTCGTCGATGGCTTCGGTCTGCGGCGGTTGCCTGTCGATGATGGATGCCGGCGTGCCGATGAAGGCGCACGTCGCCGGTATTGCCATGGGCCTGATCAAGGAAGGCAACCGCTTCGCGGTGCTGACCGACATCCTGGGCGACGAAGATCACCTGGGCGACATGGACTTCAAGGTGGCCGGCACGACCGCCGGCATCACCGCGCTGCAGATGGACATCAAGATCCAAGGCATCACGAAGGAAATCATGCAGGTCGCCCTGGCTCAGGCCAAGGAAGCGCGCATGCACATCCTGGGCAAGATGCAGGAAGCCATGGGCGAGGCCAAGACCGAAGTGTCGAACTTCGCGCCCCGCATGACCACGCTGAAGATCAACCCCGAGAAGATTCGCGACGTGATCGGCAAGGGCGGCGCGGTCATTCGCGGGCTGCAGGAAGAAACCGGCACGACGATCAACATCGACGAAGACGGCACCATCACGATCGCATCGGTCGACCCGGAAAAGGCCGAACTCGCCAAGAAGCGCATCGAGCAGATCACGGCGGAAGTCGAAATCGGCAAGGTGTACGAAGGCCCGGTCACGAAGATCCTGGACTTCGGCGCACTGATCAACCTGCTGCCCGGCAAGGACGGTCTGCTGCACATCAGCCAGATCGCGCACGAGCGTGTCGAGCGCGTGCAGGACTACCTGAGCGAAGGCCAGATCGTGAAGGTCAAGGTCCTCGAGACGGACGAAAAGGGCCGCGTCAAGCTGTCGATGAAGGCCCTGACCGAGCGTCCGGCCGGCATGGAATTCCAGGAACGTGCACCGCGCGAAGACCGCGGCGACCGTCCGCCGCGCAGCGACCGTGGCCCGCGTGAAGACCGTGGCGACCGCGCACCGCGTGGCGACCGTCCGCCGCGCTTCGAAGGCGAACGCAACGATGCACCGCGCAACGACGCACCGCGCAACGACTCGCCGGCACCTGCCGCAGAGCACGCTCCGCGCGAATCGCAGGAGTAA
- a CDS encoding alpha/beta hydrolase encodes MRTHLQRADGHTRADTLLVFLPGAFLPPEAFEREGFVSAVRERHLAADMLLVDANVSYFHDQTFVERLSADVIVPQRAAGYRQIWLVGISIGGFGALIHELARPGAVDGIVALAPYLGRRPLGAAIHKAGGLRAWRAPEGPPPDEELDRQLWPWLQQYAAPPATKKLPPLYLGFGLADRFAANHRLLADALPDGRVFTTEGGHDWPQWSRLWRKVLDVLPLARTRPGPSWASAA; translated from the coding sequence ATGCGAACGCACCTCCAACGGGCCGATGGCCACACCCGCGCCGACACCCTCCTCGTGTTCTTGCCGGGTGCGTTCCTGCCGCCCGAAGCGTTCGAGCGCGAAGGCTTCGTGAGCGCAGTGCGTGAGCGCCACCTGGCGGCCGACATGCTGCTGGTCGATGCCAACGTGTCGTACTTTCACGACCAGACCTTCGTCGAGCGGCTGAGCGCCGACGTGATCGTGCCGCAGCGTGCGGCGGGCTACCGGCAGATCTGGCTGGTCGGCATTTCCATCGGGGGTTTCGGAGCGCTGATCCACGAATTGGCGCGACCCGGTGCGGTGGACGGCATCGTCGCGCTCGCGCCCTACCTGGGACGGCGGCCGCTCGGCGCGGCCATTCACAAGGCCGGTGGGCTGCGCGCCTGGCGGGCGCCGGAGGGTCCGCCGCCCGACGAAGAACTCGACCGCCAGCTGTGGCCCTGGCTGCAGCAATATGCGGCGCCGCCCGCCACGAAAAAGCTGCCACCGCTTTACCTGGGATTCGGCCTTGCCGATCGCTTCGCAGCGAACCATCGCCTGCTGGCCGATGCGTTGCCCGACGGGCGGGTGTTCACCACCGAGGGTGGCCACGACTGGCCGCAATGGTCGCGGCTCTGGCGCAAGGTGCTCGACGTGCTGCCGCTGGCTAGGACACGGCCAGGGCCGTCATGGGCCAGCGCGGCTTGA
- a CDS encoding Hsp20 family protein, with product MLSLDVPGLSREDLTIGIEGAVVRIESKADAKRAVRAAYEFPLAIDTSVSEARLENGVLTLKLGKLLPVSNVTQLPIN from the coding sequence ATGCTCTCGCTCGACGTGCCCGGCCTGTCGCGTGAAGACCTCACCATCGGCATCGAAGGTGCCGTGGTCCGCATCGAGAGCAAGGCCGACGCCAAGCGCGCGGTGCGGGCGGCGTATGAGTTTCCGCTGGCCATCGACACCAGCGTGAGCGAAGCCAGGCTCGAGAACGGCGTGCTGACCCTGAAGCTCGGCAAGCTGCTGCCGGTCAGCAACGTCACGCAGTTGCCGATCAACTGA
- the rpsO gene encoding 30S ribosomal protein S15: MIASSIKAEVVKDNARAANDTGSPEVQVALLTARINELMPHFKTHAKDHHGRRGLLRMVSRRRKLLDYLKSRDVQRYAALIAKLGLRK; this comes from the coding sequence ATGATCGCATCGTCCATCAAGGCTGAAGTCGTCAAAGACAACGCCCGCGCCGCCAACGACACCGGCAGTCCTGAAGTGCAGGTCGCACTGCTGACCGCCCGCATCAACGAGTTGATGCCTCACTTCAAGACGCACGCCAAGGACCATCACGGTCGTCGTGGTCTGCTGCGCATGGTGAGCCGCCGCCGCAAGTTGCTCGACTACCTGAAGTCCAGGGATGTCCAGCGTTACGCCGCGCTGATCGCCAAGTTGGGCCTGCGCAAGTAA
- the cobA gene encoding uroporphyrinogen-III C-methyltransferase, translating to MSNLTSNPGTCTLVGAGPGDPDLLTLKAVKAIHAATVLFVDDLVNEAILTYARPEARIVHVGKRGGCKSTPQAFIEKLMITAVREGECVVRLKGGDPFIFGRGGEEVEHLREAGIECAVVNGITAGLAAMTSLGVPLTHRDHAQGVVFVTGHARTGAAAVDDPTDWRALAATAHNARLTLVIYMGVAGAGHIQSELLQGLPGDTPVAVIQHASLPQQRHIATTLACLQSGIAQAGLASPSVIVVGDVLQGLIAAGLPQMRDQFGT from the coding sequence ATGAGCAACCTCACTTCGAACCCTGGCACCTGCACGCTGGTCGGTGCCGGCCCCGGCGACCCGGACCTGCTGACCTTGAAAGCCGTCAAGGCGATCCATGCGGCCACGGTGCTGTTCGTCGACGACCTGGTGAACGAGGCCATCCTGACCTACGCACGACCGGAGGCGCGCATCGTGCACGTCGGCAAACGCGGCGGCTGCAAGAGCACGCCGCAGGCCTTCATCGAGAAACTCATGATCACGGCAGTGCGCGAAGGCGAATGCGTGGTGCGGCTCAAGGGCGGCGACCCGTTCATCTTCGGCCGCGGTGGCGAAGAGGTGGAGCACCTGCGGGAAGCGGGCATCGAATGCGCCGTGGTCAACGGCATCACCGCGGGCCTCGCCGCCATGACCAGCCTCGGCGTGCCACTCACGCATCGCGACCATGCGCAGGGTGTCGTGTTCGTCACCGGTCATGCCCGCACCGGCGCTGCGGCCGTCGACGACCCGACCGACTGGCGCGCCCTGGCCGCCACCGCGCACAACGCGCGGCTCACGCTGGTGATCTACATGGGCGTGGCGGGTGCCGGACACATCCAGAGCGAACTGCTGCAAGGCCTGCCGGGCGACACGCCGGTGGCGGTGATCCAGCATGCGAGCCTGCCGCAGCAACGCCACATCGCGACCACGCTGGCGTGCCTGCAGTCGGGCATCGCCCAAGCCGGGCTCGCGAGCCCCTCGGTGATCGTGGTGGGCGATGTGCTGCAGGGTCTCATCGCGGCGGGCCTGCCGCAAATGCGCGACCAGTTCGGAACCTGA